The Capsicum annuum cultivar UCD-10X-F1 chromosome 1, UCD10Xv1.1, whole genome shotgun sequence sequence ttgatagataatatgcaTATAAGTTGCCTTATTAAAAAACTTACAAagaaaattcagtgggacaaaaccgcgtaagagaaaaagagtacaacgcgtattaactcctccTAATGATAActtccttgaatctttgcatcccgatcttgtgcaccatcttcttgaaaattaCAGAtagaagagacttggtgaataaattagtcacattgtcacttgaacgaatctgttgcacattaatatcaccattcttttggaactcatgtgtatagaaaagctttggtgaaatgtgtttcgttctatctccttttatgaattctctcttaagttgtgttatgcatgttgcattatcttcatataaagtcgtgggtactttgtcacatttcaaactacatttttctcaaatgagatgtattatggacctcaaccatacacattctcggtttGCTTTATGAATAACTATAATCTCAGCATGGTTTGATGaggtggctacgatagactactttgtaaATCTAaaagatatgacagtacccccacgtatgaacacataacctgtttgagaccgagctttatacggatcagataagtacccagcatcaacATAATCAACAAGACCGGTACTACAATCTTTAGAGTAAAATAAGTCCATATCGGTAGTCTCTTTTAGATGCCGTAATACGAGTTTGATTCCATTACAATGTAACCTAGTAGGAGCAAAACTATACTTTGCTAACAACTTAACTGAAAAAGGTTATATCACACCTTTTAGTATTTgtaagatacatgagtgcaccaattgcactaagatatggtacttcataaccaattcaaattgaaatatttcttatttcaggaaataatctattacttttgaaaactgTCCACGATTTTCAATAAGTTTAAGTTATAAATTCATGTAATATAAGGATTATAGATAAGttttcagaaacttttatatgcttcaagcattttgaatccttaaaagtttccatataaattttgtcaaatgacaatattcaatatttcatgtgtgacatcttcaagtgtctggactgcaaattaaataagttttatgtctaccaagatgcatcctttcgtgtcacttaataaatatttctacgctagcatgcttaaataaataaagaattcaaATCCTCgaaatcttttacaatattgcgctaatattgtatcaaagatattaccaatgatatatcattttgtatcgattaATAATgcaacataacattttgagatttcatcacttcattatttttaggtacctggacctctcataaggtttcatgaagtgttatgtcataggctcttcaagatcacattgccttcttattatgataaTTTGCTCCTTAtcattttcaaggattatttcatttgaaactgATTGGTCTACCATGTTTCATGCATGTATAGACTTTATCCTTTgggaacacaaaataggagcacttgcagcttaaaatAAGATGcgttcagcatttgacttgaattatcttttaaatgaggatctgatgataattcctaacatattttatagttgtttataatctctcccttatgttaggaaaactaacatacatccttcattttatttgaggaatctatctttgtgtattgtgatatatttattaatcgtatactgcACATAAAAACTATTAGATGAACAATATGTGGTTCTTGAcccagaaccaactttgagggggaattaatcataatttgttggtttgatgcatacaagtacttttgtatataatatttcaaatcaacacatgaaatttttattctcattagcaatgatttaactatttattgaagacattcaatgccaaaccattatcactaagatgaattgtcttgattacataatctgaaagttatgctcttaactcaattttattgaacaaataactttatgaatgtcaaactgcaggttgacaaatattttattgatgcatctttttaaCATatacatgataggtgaacggacccttattcaccttttatatttttcagattttaagggatcaaatcccaaaattagttggtccaaccaacttatcataagaacaagcaacattaaaagtaatgaagaattttttaattcttcaatatatgttaaatatttagtatgcacatctttgagatgtcgtaatcgttcatgtcaatttatgaacttttattccaGCAAACTCCAATTTTACCATGACATATACCTTTTACTTTATTAAATTTCAGAtatactattacatgaataaattttagatttactacttcaaaagTAGTTTCAAAGTAATTCCTCTCAATTACTTTGCCtttttcggaggtgagttgtgataccctcacaatcaagtgcacgtttgtattgcTAACTTTACTAAATATTAGTTGTACtcataacaatcaaaattctcattctcaagaatggaatataatctgtcttaaacctatcaaattatgatagcttataacctctttcaaaatattgctaattCAAGAGCAAAACAAGGTATATATACAGTGTAGGAAAtgtttctctaacatatcttatcgTCATAATAagcatgtgaaaatattatcacttttgataattattatcatattgtcccttcacacttatattcgtacattcaatcacttgtcttctttcatacATAGTATGTACTGCTATCACATTCACTTAAGAGAATAAAAcatattcaatgggacatgtctcataacttttcacaaacacccattattttgtctTATCCATCacaatattattaatatggtgcattgagattcaaactcaacgtcttatccattaAAAGACGTCTTAGACATAACTCGGTGGAAATTGAACCCAaaatcttatcatcatggtgcattggaacttttaacccaatgtcttacctccttaatgagatgagacttaaattcatcatcacatcttttaataatattgttcttcatgaacaaattaaAAGTATAAGTGgtttcaaatcaattatttttcctcaaatccaacaataattatatcattagtagcaaaagacaaataatatAAGGAatcactaaccttgaaattacctttacaTTTATAATCTCACTTTGTTTGgaagagtctcgtgctgataacgtattataaaatataaaagaataaagaagaagagtagagagaataaaaACTAATTCTTGTTTCTCTGGAGGGATGAATAACAATAAaggaaaatccctttatttataggagaaaactaaCTTTGAGTTTGTAATTTtatcataaatagatatataatatatgataaagtagataTTCACCGTATAtgataatacatttataacaatttcttatttttaaagtttgaattcaaaacatttcattgaaTGTGTTCCTTTTCAAAGTTGAATGGGACATAGTAATTCAATTTTAATTAGGAAGGAACATATCAAAAGTTGAATATTCCCTTATTTATTCACAAAGTGCGTCTATCCCGCGTAAGTTTAAATTACCAATTATACCCCTAATCCCAGCCTTTTCCTAGTCGACTAAACCAAAAAATTCCCCTATAACAAGGGTATTTTCGTCCGTTCGATTAAGGCGGCGAACGAGCGAACACCCAACACACTATATATACCCCACTTCGCGCTTCACAGAATGGCCAAAACTTTTAGGGTTTGCGTTTTGCGATTTGCGTTTTGAAAGATGATCGAAGTGGTGTTGAACGATCGATTGGGgaagaaggtgaaagtgaagtGCAATGAAGATGATACTATTGGTGATTTGAAGAAGCTGGTTGCTGCACAAACTGGTACCCGTGCTGATAAGATTCGTATTCAGAAGTGGTACAATGTCTACAAAGACCATATTACCCTCAAGGATTACGAGATTCATGATGGAATGGGACTTGAGCTTTACTACAACTAGAAGAATAGTAGGTAATTTTTTGGAATTTTGGAATTATGTTGCAGTTTTTGAGGGTTTTTTGGGTGTTAATTTTAGGGATTTTTCTAGTGTTGAGTTGAATAATTGGATTGATTTTGTTTATTTGATGTTTTGGTTTGGAAATTGAATGGTTAATTTATGTGATTTGAGTTTTTATGTCCTGCGGCTTTTTGGTTATACGTTTGTGCTTTTGGTTAAGCCGATGGACTATCTATCTATATGAGCGTTAGAGTTAGGGGTAGTGTCTGCGTAACACTCTACCCTCTCCGGACCCAATTTGTGGGATTACAAACCAAATATCTGATCATTATTGGCTGAGATGTAGTCAAAGCACCCAAGTTAGGTTAAGCCTCACAGCTACACACAAGTAGCCAAGAATTTTGAAGGATACTGAGCGGCATAGATCATAATCAAGTTGTAGCAATGGTTTCCCAGTAATCTCCCCTTCCACTTTAAGAATGAGGTGCTTTAAGTTTAATCTGTTCCTGCATCTTGGTAAATTATTACTACTTGGACATGATTCGGTGTACGCCTTTTATTTGGAGTAAAATTGGCATAAGCTATGTGTACCTTAGTAGTATAGTTATCGCTGTTGTTTCAGCTTTTAAGAATGCCACCGCTTTAATCTTATCATCACAcatagcaaagtataaacatattAGAGCTAACTAGACATCAAATTATGCTTTTCTTGCTTAGAGATTTAAGGCGAGGGGGTTTGCTGTGTAAAGTTTGAACTATTGACTTACTGTATGATTATGTTAGCTACAGAATTTTATCATCACAGGTGTTCCTTGTAATTTTACTTATTGCTAACTGTTGGTGAATTTTACTTATTGCTAACTGTTGGTGAATTTAGCTTATTGTTTTGATTAAATGAAGATCAATTTACTGACTTGATGAATTAGTAGATATGAACTTGTTGATT is a genomic window containing:
- the LOC107839615 gene encoding ubiquitin-like protein 5, with the translated sequence MIEVVLNDRLGKKVKVKCNEDDTIGDLKKLVAAQTGTRADKIRIQKWYNVYKDHITLKDYEIHDGMGLELYYN